The Mesorhizobium loti DNA segment GAAGAACAGATTGTCGGTGTTGATGGGCGGCTGCTGGTTGCGTTCGCCGCGCGCCACCAGCTCCTCCGGATTGCCTTCCAGCACCATGATCATGTCGTCGACCGCTTTGCTGATACCGCCGGAGAAGTCGCCGGCGCGGAAGGCCGGCACCATGTCGTTCTCGATGATCAGCTTGGTGTGCAGGTCTGTCAGCGTGCCTTCCAGCCCGTAGCCGACCTCGATGCGCATCTTGCGATCGTTCGGCGCGACCAGCAGGAGCACGCCGTTGTTCTCCTTGGCCTGGCCGAGTTTCCAGAAGCGGAACAGCCGGTTGGCGTAGGGTTCGATCTCCTCGCCGCCGAGGCTGGGGATGGTCGCGACGACGATCTGGTCGGAACCCTTGGTCTCAAAGGCGGCAAGCTTTTGCGTCAGCGCCGCCCTGGTCCCGGCATCGATGATGCCGGCATTGTCGACGACACGGCCGGTGAGGGCGGGAAGGTCGGCGGCGATGGCGGCTAGGGGGAGGAAAAGGAGGCTGGCAA contains these protein-coding regions:
- a CDS encoding beta-propeller domain-containing protein → MRGRCPVGQRGGPRAYLTLLGLLASLLFLPLAAIAADLPALTGRVVDNAGIIDAGTRAALTQKLAAFETKGSDQIVVATIPSLGGEEIEPYANRLFRFWKLGQAKENNGVLLLVAPNDRKMRIEVGYGLEGTLTDLHTKLIIENDMVPAFRAGDFSGGISKAVDDMIMVLEGNPEELVARGERNQQPPINTDNLFFAVFIGIWAVIFFGGIAASILPPIFGQKLGPGRYRWLGMTFEPGRRSSSGGWSSGSSGGGWSSGGGGGGFSGGGGSSGGGGSSGSW